A portion of the Burkholderia sp. GAS332 genome contains these proteins:
- a CDS encoding Acetyltransferase (GNAT) domain-containing protein, translated as MQANELTISSNKADLDIEMIYAFLSQETAWAKGMPRETFDRAIAGSLCFGAYIEDKQIAFARLITDQATFAYLCDVFVLPAYRGKGYASALMKHVFASPSLTGLRRIVLVTTDAHHVYQPHGFKGLATPERYMEVHNPDIYKTA; from the coding sequence GTGCAAGCAAACGAGCTGACGATTTCGAGCAACAAGGCGGATCTCGACATAGAGATGATCTACGCGTTCCTCTCCCAGGAGACTGCATGGGCGAAGGGCATGCCACGCGAGACGTTCGACCGGGCGATTGCGGGGTCGCTCTGTTTCGGCGCGTATATCGAAGACAAGCAGATCGCGTTTGCCCGGCTGATCACGGACCAGGCGACCTTCGCCTACCTGTGCGACGTCTTCGTGCTGCCGGCGTACCGCGGCAAGGGATACGCGTCGGCGTTGATGAAGCACGTGTTTGCCAGCCCGTCGCTGACCGGTTTGCGCCGAATCGTGCTGGTCACGACAGACGCTCATCACGTCTACCAGCCGCACGGCTTCAAGGGGCTGGCGACGCCGGAGCGCTATATGGAAGTGCACAACCCGGACATCTACAAGACGGCATGA
- a CDS encoding drug resistance transporter, EmrB/QacA subfamily produces MTGGGARNSHVGWLPYIVAATFFMEYLDTTVIATALPQMAHSFGVGPNSLSLGMTAYMLALAIFIPVSGWVADRCGSRTVFFSAIGVFTVASVLCGLSQNVAEFTAARLLQGMGGAMMVPVGRLIVVRSTEKSRMMQAISTITWPAIAAPVIGPPVGGFITTYANWRWIFLLNVPFGLAAMAVALALVPNLRGTERKPLDVVGLLLSATTLTAILYGAELASQPGENPWVAGAVILGGLLMGVLAFQHAKRHPHPLIDVSTLKIPTFSVTVVTGSFTRIGIGAVPYLMPLLFQVGFGLSAFKSGLLLLASALGNLGMKALTTRILQRYGFRMVSIVDVTLAGVFIVACGLLTPNVPLVLVLFVVFIYGVARSMQFSTLATLAYADVAQPQMSAASTLWSAAAQMTIGLGIAFGAVSLRAAAFFNGETTGRVFTLDDFRLAFLFAGVLTLVSVTGYLGLARDAGQSIGGGSRGVEDPAKS; encoded by the coding sequence ATGACCGGCGGCGGCGCACGCAATTCGCACGTCGGCTGGCTGCCGTATATCGTGGCCGCCACCTTCTTCATGGAGTATCTCGACACCACGGTGATCGCCACGGCGTTGCCGCAGATGGCGCACTCGTTCGGCGTCGGGCCGAACAGCCTGAGCCTGGGGATGACGGCCTATATGCTGGCGCTGGCGATTTTCATCCCCGTGAGCGGCTGGGTCGCCGACCGCTGCGGCTCGCGCACGGTGTTCTTCAGCGCGATCGGCGTGTTCACGGTGGCTTCGGTGTTGTGCGGCTTGTCGCAGAACGTGGCCGAATTTACGGCCGCGCGGCTGCTGCAAGGCATGGGCGGCGCGATGATGGTGCCGGTCGGCCGTTTGATCGTGGTCCGCAGCACGGAGAAGAGCCGCATGATGCAGGCGATCTCGACCATCACCTGGCCGGCGATTGCCGCGCCGGTGATCGGGCCGCCGGTGGGCGGCTTCATCACCACGTACGCGAACTGGCGCTGGATCTTTCTGTTGAACGTGCCGTTCGGTCTGGCCGCGATGGCCGTTGCACTCGCGCTGGTGCCGAACCTGCGCGGCACCGAACGCAAGCCGCTCGACGTCGTCGGCCTCCTGCTGAGCGCCACGACGCTGACGGCGATTCTGTACGGCGCTGAACTGGCGAGCCAGCCCGGCGAGAATCCCTGGGTGGCCGGCGCGGTCATCCTCGGTGGATTGCTGATGGGCGTGCTGGCGTTTCAGCATGCGAAACGTCACCCGCATCCGCTGATCGACGTATCCACGCTGAAAATCCCGACTTTCTCCGTGACGGTGGTGACCGGTTCATTCACCCGCATTGGCATTGGTGCGGTGCCGTACCTGATGCCGCTATTGTTCCAGGTCGGTTTCGGCTTGTCGGCGTTCAAGTCGGGGCTGTTGTTGCTCGCGAGCGCGCTCGGCAATCTCGGCATGAAGGCACTGACCACACGCATCCTGCAGCGCTACGGTTTCCGGATGGTGTCGATCGTCGACGTGACGCTGGCCGGTGTTTTCATCGTTGCCTGCGGGCTGTTGACGCCGAACGTGCCGCTCGTGCTGGTGTTGTTCGTCGTGTTCATTTACGGTGTGGCGCGCTCGATGCAGTTCTCGACGCTGGCCACCCTCGCCTACGCGGACGTCGCACAGCCGCAGATGAGCGCGGCGAGCACGCTTTGGAGCGCCGCCGCGCAGATGACAATCGGCTTGGGCATCGCCTTCGGCGCCGTCTCGCTGCGCGCGGCAGCGTTCTTCAACGGAGAGACCACCGGACGTGTATTCACCCTGGACGATTTCCGCCTGGCGTTTCTGTTTGCCGGTGTGCTGACGCTGGTGTCCGTGACCGGCTACCTGGGTCTCGCGCGCGACGCGGGACAGAGCATCGGCGGCGGTTCACGCGGCGTCGAGGACCCGGCGAAAAGCTGA
- a CDS encoding cation diffusion facilitator family transporter: MLKAASASALLNAFLMALQIAIGLTAHSDGLLADGIHTLSDLAADSVVLIVLYLSTKQLNATPREGDGNTSQAVASLLIAVLLIATAAEMLWHSIGQTATLSGNTTMLVSALAVSGFVTIAKEALFRYMRAEGRRTGSAILLASAWHARMDAVSALVATLGVAGSMAGMPMLDHVAGAAIGLMIMRMGCLSARSALTQLSAGAAEKVAARPAAE, translated from the coding sequence GTGCTTAAAGCCGCCTCCGCCAGCGCGTTGCTCAACGCCTTTCTCATGGCGCTGCAGATCGCTATCGGCTTAACAGCGCATTCGGATGGGCTGTTAGCGGATGGCATCCACACCTTGAGCGACCTGGCCGCCGACAGCGTCGTGCTTATCGTGTTGTACCTCAGCACGAAGCAATTGAACGCAACGCCGCGTGAAGGAGACGGCAACACCTCGCAAGCCGTGGCGTCCCTCCTGATCGCTGTCCTGTTGATTGCCACGGCAGCCGAAATGCTCTGGCACAGCATCGGGCAAACCGCCACGTTAAGCGGCAACACGACGATGCTGGTCAGCGCGCTCGCCGTTAGCGGCTTCGTCACGATCGCCAAGGAAGCGCTGTTCCGCTACATGCGCGCCGAAGGCCGGCGCACCGGCTCGGCGATTCTGCTGGCCAGTGCATGGCATGCGCGAATGGATGCGGTGTCGGCGCTGGTCGCCACCCTGGGTGTGGCCGGGAGCATGGCGGGTATGCCGATGCTCGACCACGTGGCAGGCGCGGCGATCGGCCTGATGATCATGCGCATGGGGTGCCTCAGCGCACGCAGCGCATTGACGCAACTGTCAGCCGGCGCAGCAGAAAAAGTCGCCGCACGTCCCGCGGCCGAATAA
- a CDS encoding peroxiredoxin (alkyl hydroperoxide reductase subunit C) yields the protein MPIINSQVKPFKAQAFHNGDFQTVTEESLKGKWSVFVFYPADFTFVCPTELGDLADRYAEFKKLGVEIYSVSTDTHFTHKAWHDTSDTIQKIKYPMLADPTLAISRNFDVLIEEEGLALRGTFVINPEGEIKLAEIHDNGIGRDAGELLRKVQAAQYVAAHPGEVCPAKWTPGAETLTPSLDLIGKI from the coding sequence ATGCCGATCATCAACAGTCAAGTCAAACCGTTCAAGGCGCAGGCTTTTCACAATGGCGATTTCCAGACCGTCACTGAAGAAAGCCTGAAGGGCAAGTGGTCGGTTTTCGTTTTCTACCCGGCTGACTTCACCTTCGTGTGCCCGACCGAACTGGGCGACCTGGCCGATCGTTACGCCGAATTCAAGAAGCTCGGCGTTGAAATCTACAGCGTGTCGACCGATACGCACTTCACGCACAAGGCATGGCACGACACGTCGGACACGATCCAGAAGATCAAGTACCCGATGCTGGCTGACCCGACGCTGGCGATTTCGCGCAACTTCGACGTGCTGATCGAAGAAGAAGGTCTGGCACTGCGCGGCACGTTCGTGATCAACCCGGAAGGCGAAATCAAGCTGGCCGAAATTCACGACAACGGCATTGGCCGTGACGCTGGCGAACTGCTGCGCAAGGTGCAAGCTGCGCAATACGTCGCGGCTCACCCGGGTGAAGTGTGCCCCGCCAAGTGGACGCCGGGCGCTGAAACGCTGACCCCGTCGCTCGACCTGATCGGCAAGATCTAA
- a CDS encoding transcriptional regulator, propionate catabolism operon regulatory protein — protein sequence MKRFMERFSYERSVAVSTFTSSLANPHAGRPGVALVSISRLQSLCETVAPRYTGQARFFSVREGYGAAVTALQAYVDAGSVDVVLAAGSNGAYLRDNLSVPVVMVKVNGFDVLSAITRATTSWPGARIGLVLHEIISHELADLSTWLTVGLKQRAYRSIDEVRLAVAGLAAEGCSVIIGPGMACDFAQQAGLESVFLYSLGAVEEAFERSVELARVSRQKESKRVRLNTIVAHLRDGVAAFDDAGQLEAVNPAMLDLLGLDREQDVPAQLTHAVGPLLRETLEHDMPVEERIEQIGGRALIVNCVPIVEQGVRSGSVVTVQDALVAQRIDRSLRTSQRPKHLVARHQLDDLVGNSVALERVRRLARAGAAHDATVLLSGESGTGKELVAQGIHNASRRRGNPFVAFNCAALPEGLIESELFGHEEGAFTGARRGGKPGLFEIAHTGTIFLDEIGEMPAALQSRLLRVLQEREVMKLGSGRATPVDVRVIAATHRDLHALVEQGVFRADLYFRLNLLQIELPPLRERRGDVAQLARHLLNRSALQYGLSGAALERVLAFLTPLFDHYAWPGNVRELENLLARAAIYLSDSAGEGWQDLQAVFPEFGRMRHTAADRHGAMGHDPAIQDAPARRSPTREDVIRALEQVGGNRAAASRALGIGRTTLWRLLRD from the coding sequence ATGAAACGTTTCATGGAACGTTTCAGCTACGAGCGGAGCGTCGCGGTGTCCACTTTTACGTCGTCCCTTGCCAATCCCCATGCCGGCCGCCCAGGCGTTGCATTGGTCAGTATCAGCCGGTTGCAATCGCTTTGCGAGACGGTCGCGCCTCGCTACACCGGGCAGGCCCGGTTCTTTTCGGTCCGGGAAGGCTACGGCGCTGCCGTCACGGCCTTGCAGGCCTATGTAGACGCGGGCTCGGTCGATGTCGTGCTGGCCGCCGGATCGAACGGCGCCTACCTGCGCGACAACCTGAGTGTGCCGGTGGTCATGGTCAAGGTGAACGGCTTCGACGTGCTGAGCGCGATCACCCGCGCTACGACGAGCTGGCCTGGCGCCAGGATCGGCCTGGTCCTGCACGAAATCATCTCGCATGAACTCGCGGACCTGAGCACGTGGCTGACCGTCGGCCTGAAGCAGCGCGCCTACCGCTCGATCGACGAAGTGCGGCTCGCGGTTGCGGGCCTCGCGGCAGAGGGCTGCAGCGTCATCATTGGGCCCGGCATGGCCTGCGATTTCGCGCAGCAAGCGGGGCTGGAGAGTGTCTTTCTGTACTCGCTGGGCGCCGTCGAAGAGGCGTTCGAGCGCTCAGTCGAACTGGCGCGCGTGAGCCGCCAGAAGGAATCGAAACGGGTGCGGCTGAACACGATCGTCGCCCATCTGCGCGACGGCGTGGCCGCCTTCGACGACGCCGGTCAGCTCGAAGCCGTCAATCCGGCGATGCTCGATCTGCTCGGCCTCGACCGCGAACAGGACGTCCCGGCGCAATTGACACACGCAGTCGGCCCGTTACTGCGCGAGACGCTCGAGCATGACATGCCAGTCGAAGAACGTATCGAGCAGATCGGCGGCCGCGCGCTGATCGTCAACTGCGTGCCGATCGTCGAGCAGGGCGTGCGATCCGGCTCGGTGGTCACGGTGCAGGACGCGCTGGTTGCGCAGCGAATCGACCGCTCGCTGCGCACCAGCCAGCGGCCGAAGCATCTGGTCGCGCGGCACCAGTTGGACGATCTGGTCGGCAACTCGGTGGCGCTTGAGCGGGTGCGGCGGCTCGCGCGTGCAGGCGCGGCTCACGATGCCACCGTGCTGTTGAGCGGCGAAAGCGGTACCGGCAAGGAACTGGTCGCACAGGGGATTCACAATGCCAGCCGGCGGCGCGGCAATCCGTTTGTCGCCTTCAATTGCGCGGCGCTGCCCGAGGGCCTGATCGAGAGCGAACTGTTCGGTCATGAGGAAGGGGCGTTCACCGGCGCGCGGCGGGGCGGCAAGCCGGGTCTCTTCGAAATCGCTCACACCGGGACGATCTTCCTCGACGAAATCGGCGAGATGCCGGCGGCGCTGCAAAGCCGGCTGCTGCGGGTGTTGCAGGAGCGCGAAGTCATGAAGCTCGGCTCCGGGCGCGCGACCCCGGTCGATGTGCGGGTGATTGCCGCCACCCATCGCGATCTGCATGCGCTGGTCGAGCAGGGCGTGTTCCGCGCGGATCTGTATTTTCGGCTGAATCTGCTTCAGATAGAATTGCCGCCGCTGCGCGAAAGGCGTGGCGATGTCGCGCAACTGGCGCGGCACTTACTGAACCGCAGTGCCCTGCAATATGGGCTGTCGGGTGCCGCGCTCGAACGCGTGCTGGCATTCCTCACACCTTTGTTCGACCATTATGCGTGGCCCGGCAATGTGCGTGAGCTGGAAAATCTGCTGGCGCGCGCCGCGATTTATCTGAGCGATTCGGCCGGCGAGGGCTGGCAGGATCTGCAGGCGGTGTTTCCGGAGTTCGGGCGGATGCGGCACACGGCCGCGGACAGGCATGGCGCAATGGGTCACGACCCAGCCATCCAGGACGCCCCAGCCCGTCGCTCACCCACCCGCGAGGACGTCATACGCGCTCTCGAACAGGTCGGCGGAAATCGCGCTGCGGCAAGCCGGGCGCTGGGAATCGGCCGAACAACCCTTTGGCGGCTCCTAAGGGACTGA
- a CDS encoding alkyl hydroperoxide reductase subunit F has product MLDANLKTQLKSYLEKVSRPIEIVASLDDGAKSQELLALLNDIATLSERVTVIERRGDTERKPSFSIGEPGKETGIRFAGIPMGHEFTSLVLALLQVGGHPVKLDDAVIEQIRSLDGDYQFETYFSLSCQNCPEVVQALNVMALLNPRIRHVAIDGALFQNEVEARQIMAVPTMFMNGEVFGQGRSGVKEILAKLDTNAGARAAKELEKKPVFDTLIVGGGPAGAAAAIYSARKGIATGVVAERFGGQVLDTLAIENFVSVTETEGPKFAMALEQHVKSYEVDIMDVQRAEALIPGRINEVRLANGAVLKAKTIILATGARWREINVPGEREYRNHGVAYCPHCDGPLFKGKRAAVIGGGNSGVEAAIDLAGIVREVTLFEFGAQLRADEVLQRKLRSLANVTIVTQAQTTEITGDGKKVNGLVYKDLRSGETKSIELEGVFVQIGLVPNTEWLKGTVELSKHGEIVVDARGATSVPGVFAAGDVTTVPFKQIVIAVGEGAKASLSAFDYLIRSSDVDEVVNEADAEATV; this is encoded by the coding sequence ATGCTGGACGCCAATCTCAAGACTCAGTTGAAATCCTACCTCGAAAAGGTTAGCAGGCCTATCGAGATCGTCGCCTCGCTGGACGACGGTGCGAAATCGCAAGAGCTGCTGGCATTGCTGAACGATATCGCGACGTTGTCGGAACGCGTCACCGTGATCGAACGTCGCGGCGACACCGAGCGCAAGCCGTCGTTTTCGATCGGCGAGCCGGGCAAGGAGACGGGCATCCGTTTCGCCGGCATTCCGATGGGGCACGAATTCACGTCGCTCGTCCTCGCGCTGTTGCAGGTCGGCGGCCATCCGGTCAAACTCGACGATGCGGTGATCGAGCAGATCCGCAGTCTCGACGGCGACTATCAATTCGAAACGTATTTTTCGCTGTCATGCCAGAACTGCCCGGAAGTTGTCCAGGCGCTGAACGTGATGGCGCTGCTCAATCCGCGCATCCGCCACGTGGCGATCGACGGTGCGCTGTTCCAGAACGAAGTCGAAGCGCGCCAGATCATGGCGGTACCGACCATGTTCATGAACGGTGAAGTGTTCGGCCAGGGTCGCAGCGGCGTGAAGGAAATTCTCGCGAAGCTCGACACCAATGCGGGTGCGCGTGCGGCTAAGGAACTGGAAAAGAAGCCGGTGTTCGACACGCTGATCGTCGGCGGTGGTCCTGCAGGTGCAGCGGCTGCGATTTACTCGGCGCGCAAGGGCATTGCGACGGGTGTCGTGGCAGAACGCTTCGGCGGCCAGGTGCTCGATACGCTGGCCATCGAAAACTTCGTCTCCGTGACGGAAACGGAAGGACCGAAGTTCGCCATGGCGCTCGAACAGCACGTTAAGAGCTACGAAGTCGACATCATGGACGTGCAGCGCGCTGAAGCGCTGATCCCGGGCCGCATCAACGAAGTGCGTCTGGCGAATGGCGCCGTGCTGAAGGCGAAGACGATCATTCTGGCGACGGGTGCCCGCTGGCGCGAAATCAACGTGCCGGGCGAGCGCGAGTACCGTAACCACGGCGTGGCGTACTGCCCGCACTGCGATGGTCCGCTGTTCAAGGGCAAGCGCGCGGCGGTGATCGGCGGCGGCAACTCGGGCGTCGAAGCGGCGATCGACCTCGCGGGTATTGTGCGCGAAGTGACGTTGTTCGAATTCGGCGCGCAACTGCGTGCTGATGAAGTGCTGCAGCGCAAGCTGCGCAGCCTCGCCAACGTAACGATCGTTACGCAGGCCCAGACCACGGAGATCACCGGCGACGGCAAGAAGGTCAATGGTCTGGTCTACAAGGACCTGCGTTCGGGCGAAACGAAGAGCATCGAACTCGAAGGCGTGTTCGTGCAGATCGGTCTCGTGCCGAATACCGAATGGCTGAAGGGCACGGTCGAATTGTCGAAGCATGGCGAGATCGTCGTCGATGCACGCGGCGCGACGTCGGTGCCGGGCGTGTTCGCCGCCGGCGACGTGACCACGGTTCCGTTCAAGCAGATCGTGATTGCCGTGGGTGAGGGCGCGAAGGCATCGCTCTCCGCGTTTGATTACCTGATCCGCAGCAGTGATGTAGACGAAGTAGTGAACGAAGCAGACGCTGAAGCGACAGTTTGA
- a CDS encoding 2-Methylisocitrate lyase, PEP mutase family: MSTSANRRAAFRAKVNQRQGLLVPGAFNAMSARVIEDAGFEAIYITGAGVTNMSLGLPDLGFIGLAEVAEHCARIRDAVALPLIVDADTGFGNALNVRQTVRVLERSGADVIQFEDQIMPKKCGHFAGKEVVSTSEMVGKIRAAVDAREDGNLQIMARTDSAAVHGIEDAIERGHRFIEAGADILFIEATESLADIERLPGLFDKPQLINIVIGGKTPVQSREALAKLGYGIVLYANAALQGAVLGMQRALGTLKSNGRLDEDATLVAPFSERQRLVNKPLYDKLDREYAAKD; this comes from the coding sequence ATGAGCACTTCCGCTAATCGTCGCGCCGCGTTCCGCGCCAAGGTCAACCAACGCCAGGGCCTGCTCGTGCCAGGCGCCTTCAATGCGATGAGCGCGCGCGTGATTGAAGACGCCGGCTTCGAAGCGATCTACATCACGGGCGCGGGCGTCACCAACATGTCGCTCGGCCTGCCCGATCTCGGCTTCATCGGCCTTGCCGAAGTCGCCGAGCATTGCGCGCGGATTCGCGACGCGGTCGCGCTGCCGCTGATCGTCGACGCCGATACCGGCTTCGGGAACGCGCTGAACGTGCGCCAGACAGTGCGCGTGCTCGAACGCAGCGGCGCCGACGTGATCCAGTTCGAAGACCAGATCATGCCGAAGAAATGCGGCCACTTCGCCGGCAAGGAAGTCGTCAGCACGAGTGAGATGGTCGGCAAGATCCGCGCGGCCGTCGATGCCCGCGAAGACGGCAACCTGCAGATCATGGCGCGCACCGACTCGGCCGCGGTGCACGGCATCGAAGACGCGATCGAGCGCGGCCATCGCTTCATCGAGGCCGGCGCGGACATTCTGTTTATCGAAGCGACCGAATCGCTCGCCGACATCGAACGTCTGCCGGGGCTGTTCGACAAGCCGCAACTGATCAACATCGTGATCGGCGGCAAGACGCCGGTGCAATCGCGTGAAGCGCTCGCCAAGCTCGGTTACGGCATCGTGTTGTACGCGAACGCGGCGCTGCAAGGCGCGGTGCTCGGCATGCAACGCGCGCTCGGCACGTTGAAGAGCAATGGCCGGCTCGATGAGGACGCCACGCTCGTCGCGCCGTTCAGCGAACGCCAGCGTCTGGTGAACAAGCCGCTGTACGACAAGCTCGACCGGGAATACGCCGCAAAGGATTGA
- a CDS encoding alkane 1-monooxygenase — MATSQASPARWVDGKRYLWLLGALTITLPLHAANLALQTGWHIFWWFGPIFVFGIIPVLDYLIGDDPSNPPEEVVPTLERERYYRRVVYLATFIEYVSFFGALWIVGTHVLTWYDYLGFALSLGAATGVSINTAHELGHKTDGFERWLAKITLAPVAYGHFFVEHNRGHHVRVATPPDPASARYGESFWRFLPRTVFGSIASAWRLEKHRLERLGKSPWTWRNEVLHAWAMTAVLWGAMIAMFGKTVIPFLLIQAAYGASLLEVVNYLEHYGLGRKQLASGRYERCQPQHSWNSNRIVTNLFLYQLQRHADHHANPTRSYQALRHFEGAPQLPSGYATMIMFAYVPPLWFRVMNPRVVAHYQGNMAQSNIRPAIRERVLAQFAG, encoded by the coding sequence ATGGCAACATCGCAAGCGTCCCCCGCCCGGTGGGTCGACGGCAAGCGCTATTTGTGGCTGCTCGGCGCACTCACCATCACCTTGCCGCTGCACGCCGCCAATCTGGCGTTGCAGACCGGCTGGCATATCTTCTGGTGGTTCGGGCCGATTTTCGTGTTCGGCATTATTCCGGTGCTCGACTATCTGATCGGTGACGACCCGAGCAATCCACCCGAGGAAGTCGTCCCCACGCTGGAACGGGAGCGCTATTACCGTCGCGTGGTCTATCTCGCCACCTTCATCGAATACGTGTCGTTCTTCGGCGCGCTGTGGATCGTCGGCACGCATGTTCTGACGTGGTACGACTATCTCGGCTTTGCGCTCTCGCTGGGCGCGGCGACCGGCGTGTCGATCAATACCGCGCACGAGCTTGGCCACAAGACCGATGGCTTCGAACGATGGCTCGCCAAGATCACGCTGGCGCCGGTCGCCTACGGCCATTTCTTCGTCGAACATAATCGTGGACACCATGTGCGCGTGGCAACGCCGCCCGATCCGGCGAGCGCACGCTACGGCGAATCGTTCTGGCGTTTTCTGCCGCGCACGGTGTTCGGCAGCATCGCGTCGGCGTGGCGCCTCGAGAAGCATCGGCTCGAACGCCTCGGCAAATCGCCCTGGACATGGCGCAATGAAGTCCTGCACGCGTGGGCCATGACGGCGGTGCTGTGGGGCGCGATGATCGCGATGTTCGGCAAAACGGTGATTCCTTTTCTGCTGATTCAGGCGGCGTATGGCGCCTCGCTGCTCGAAGTGGTCAATTATCTGGAGCACTACGGGCTCGGCCGCAAGCAACTCGCGAGCGGCCGTTATGAGCGCTGCCAGCCGCAGCACTCATGGAACAGCAATCGCATCGTGACGAATCTGTTTCTGTACCAGTTGCAGCGTCACGCCGATCATCATGCGAATCCGACGCGCTCCTACCAGGCGCTGCGTCATTTCGAGGGCGCGCCGCAATTGCCTTCCGGTTACGCGACCATGATCATGTTCGCGTATGTGCCGCCACTGTGGTTTCGCGTGATGAACCCGCGCGTGGTCGCGCATTATCAAGGCAATATGGCGCAGTCGAATATCCGGCCGGCAATTCGTGAGCGCGTGTTAGCGCAGTTTGCCGGCTAG
- a CDS encoding MFS transporter, MHS family, alpha-ketoglutarate permease, whose amino-acid sequence MSIAPDTSRERGVDTVNTAAPPRIRSIVGGLAGNLIEWYDFLAYSIFSIYFANSFFPSDKPTVQLMNTAAIAAVGYIARPLGSWLIGLYADKRGRKSALTKSVLAMCVGSLMIALTPGYATIGVFAPIVLILARLLQGLSMGGEYGTSATYLSEIAPENRRGFYLGFLQVSVVAGQLCALALMLVMQRWLLTSQQIEDWGWRIPFVIGGALALFALYMRRNVTETEAFAQSKRQDGPSVAQEMWQHRRQIVQAIGITVGGTVAFYTYTVYMQKFLVNSVGLSKENSTFISAAALLLYMPLQPLFGFASDVFGRRPVLICFGLCCTLFSVPLFTVLSHTKDPFVAFALSFAGLVMLSGFTSVHMLAKTELFPARIRALAVGLPYALTTAILGGTTEFVALRFKASGHESYFYWYVTVWAAISLIVYIRMPETRFRKVVAKT is encoded by the coding sequence ATGTCCATTGCCCCCGACACGAGCCGCGAGCGCGGCGTTGATACTGTCAACACCGCTGCGCCGCCACGGATTCGCTCGATTGTCGGCGGCCTGGCCGGCAATCTGATCGAGTGGTACGACTTTCTCGCGTACAGCATTTTCTCGATCTACTTTGCCAACTCGTTTTTCCCCAGCGACAAACCGACCGTGCAACTGATGAACACCGCGGCGATCGCGGCGGTCGGTTATATCGCGCGTCCGCTGGGCAGTTGGTTGATCGGACTGTATGCCGACAAGCGCGGCCGTAAATCCGCACTGACAAAGTCGGTCCTGGCAATGTGCGTCGGCTCCCTGATGATCGCGCTCACCCCTGGCTACGCGACGATCGGCGTATTCGCGCCGATCGTGCTGATTCTCGCGCGTCTGCTGCAAGGCCTGAGCATGGGCGGCGAATACGGCACGAGCGCCACCTATCTGAGCGAGATCGCACCGGAAAACCGGCGGGGCTTCTATCTCGGGTTTCTCCAGGTCAGCGTCGTGGCCGGGCAGTTGTGCGCGCTGGCGCTGATGCTGGTAATGCAGCGCTGGCTGCTGACCTCGCAGCAGATCGAGGACTGGGGCTGGCGCATTCCGTTCGTGATCGGGGGCGCGCTCGCGCTCTTCGCGTTGTACATGCGCCGCAATGTGACCGAAACCGAAGCGTTCGCGCAGAGCAAGCGGCAGGACGGGCCGTCGGTCGCGCAGGAGATGTGGCAGCATCGGCGCCAGATCGTGCAGGCAATTGGCATCACGGTGGGCGGCACGGTCGCGTTCTATACGTACACGGTGTATATGCAGAAGTTCCTGGTCAACTCAGTCGGGCTCAGCAAGGAAAACTCAACTTTCATTTCCGCGGCGGCCCTGCTGCTCTATATGCCCTTGCAGCCGCTCTTCGGCTTCGCTTCCGATGTGTTCGGCCGGCGCCCCGTGCTGATCTGTTTCGGCCTGTGCTGCACGCTGTTTTCGGTGCCGCTCTTCACCGTGTTGAGCCACACCAAAGACCCTTTCGTCGCGTTTGCGCTGTCGTTCGCCGGGCTCGTCATGCTGAGCGGCTTTACTTCCGTTCACATGCTGGCGAAGACCGAACTGTTTCCGGCGCGCATCCGCGCCCTCGCCGTCGGCTTGCCTTATGCGCTGACCACTGCGATCCTCGGCGGTACAACCGAGTTTGTTGCGTTACGATTCAAGGCTAGCGGTCATGAGTCATATTTCTACTGGTACGTCACCGTATGGGCCGCGATCTCGTTGATTGTCTATATACGGATGCCGGAAACACGTTTTCGAAAGGTAGTCGCAAAAACATGA
- a CDS encoding putative oxidoreductase: MRYTLFENQKDAVILAARILLMVLFVMFGWSKLTGFSGTVAYMTSTGAPVPELSAVIAVVMEFVVGIALVVGFYTRPLALLLALYTLGTAIIGHHYWNMTGAEQYVNMINFYKNVSIMGGLFLLCVTGPGKYSIDRR; this comes from the coding sequence ATGCGCTATACGCTATTTGAAAACCAGAAAGACGCGGTCATTCTTGCCGCCCGCATCCTGTTGATGGTGCTGTTCGTGATGTTCGGCTGGTCGAAGCTGACCGGATTCTCCGGCACCGTCGCTTATATGACGTCGACCGGCGCGCCGGTGCCTGAGTTGTCGGCGGTCATCGCCGTCGTGATGGAGTTTGTTGTGGGCATTGCGCTGGTGGTGGGCTTCTATACGCGGCCGCTCGCGTTGCTGTTGGCGCTCTATACGCTCGGCACGGCGATCATCGGCCACCACTACTGGAACATGACGGGTGCGGAGCAGTACGTCAACATGATCAACTTCTACAAGAACGTCAGCATCATGGGTGGACTGTTCCTGTTGTGTGTGACCGGGCCCGGCAAGTATTCAATCGACCGGCGTTAA